One Vicia villosa cultivar HV-30 ecotype Madison, WI unplaced genomic scaffold, Vvil1.0 ctg.000308F_1_1, whole genome shotgun sequence DNA segment encodes these proteins:
- the LOC131626597 gene encoding O-fucosyltransferase 36-like: MQRVSEEEEEEEHQLIHQHNQRNLPPFFTTKLKFFNFQKRYLFAILPLSIIIFFYFAPDPHSVFSLTFSSPHQSNHSQLRALYLLRKQNSLLLRAFNSTSPQFDNLKSTLIHQISFNSQIQQVLLNPHGIEDFDDRCTTVGRNVSHRRTIKWKPKANKYLLALCVSEHLICLQKHMLIAALLNRVLIIPNSKLVDYEYDRVLDIDHINQCIGRKVVIPFEQQFSNHHHHHHLTDTSVKLLCYFALPQPCFLDQQHFRKKMKLLGLSMSKPEVVWAEEDTKKPTNRTVEDVVSKFTSDEPVVAIGDVYYADIESMSDPIAHRCNSLIQPTRLIFLTAQRFIQTFLGRNFVALHFPRNRFLKFCNDANRTSCFYPIPQAADCISRVVERANAPVIYLSSDAAESDIRLLQSLIVVNGRSVPLVKRPPRNSAEKWDALLYRHHIEGDPQVEAMLDKTICAMSSVLIGASRSTFTRDIQQLRKDWGSASLCDEYLCKDEEPNVVTENE; encoded by the exons ATGCAGAGAGTttccgaagaagaagaagaagaagaacaccaaCTTATCCACCAACACAACCAGAGGAACCTCCCTCCTTTTTTCACCACCAAACTCAAGTTCTTCAACTTTCAAAAGAGGTACCTCTTCGCTATTCTCCCTctctccatcatcatcttcttctattTCGCCCCCGATCCCCACTCCGTCTTCTCCCTCACCTTCTCCTCTCCCCATCAATCCAACCATTCCCAATTGCGAGCCCTCTACCTCCTCCGCAAACAGAATTCACTACTTCTCCGCGCTTTTAACTCCACTTCCCCGCAATTCGACAATCTTAAATCAACATTGATCCACCAGATTTCATTCAACTCGCAAATTCAACAGGTTCTACTAAACCCCCATGGAATCGAAGATTTTGACGATAGATGCACAACAGTGGGACGGAATGTGTCGCATAGAAGAACCATTAAATGGAAACCCAAAGCTAATAAGTATTTACTTGCCTTATGCGTATCGGAGCATCTCATTTGCTTACAGAAACACATGCTTATTGCAGCTCTTTTGAACCGGGTTTTGATTATTCCCAATTCGAAACTGGTTGATTATGAGTACGACAGAGTGTTGGATATTGATCATATCAATCAATGCATTGGAAGGAAGGTAGTGATCCCCTTTGAACAACAATTTTCcaaccatcatcatcaccatcacctTACTGATACATCAGTTAAGCTCCTTTGTTATTTTGCACTCCCTCAACCCTGTTTTCTAGACCAACAACATTTCAGGAAGAAAATGAAACTGTTAGGATTGTCTATGAGTAAACCAGAGGTAGTTTGGGcggaagaagatacaaagaaaCCTACAAATAGAACCGTTGAAGATGTTGTGTCCAAGTTTACAAGCGACGAACCTGTTGTCGCTATTGGGGATGTTTACTATGCTGACATAGAGTCGATGAGTGATCCTATCGCTCACCGCTGCAACAGTCTCATTCAACCCACACGCCTTATCTTTCTCACTGCTCAGCGCTTTATTCAAACTTTCCTGGGAAGAAACTTTGTTGCGTTGCATTTTCCAAGAAACCGCTTTTTGAAATTCTG TAATGATGCCAACCGAACGAGTTGTTTTTATCCGATTCCTCAAGCAGCAGATTGCATATCGCGGGTGGTAGAAAGAGCCAATGCACCTGTCATTTATCTTTCCTCAGATGCTGCAGAATCCGATATTCGTCTGCTTCAATCGCTAATTGTGGTCAACGGTAGGTCTGTTCCACTTGTTAAGCGTCCTCCTCGTAATTCAGCAGAAAAATGGGATGCTTTGTTATACAGACATCATATTGAAGGAGATCCTCAG GTGGAAGCTATGTTGGACAAGACTATATGTGCCATGTCTAGCGTGCTCATCGGAGCTTCCAGGTCAACTTTCACTCGAGACATCCAACAGCTAAGAAAGGATTGGGGATCAGCATCATTGTGCGATGAGTATCTTTGCAAAGATGAGGAGCCAAATGTTGTTACAGAAAATGAATAA
- the LOC131626598 gene encoding uncharacterized protein LOC131626598 isoform X2, translating into MSLLHAFDWLPFLIKAVATADMETMLDVPEQPLDEREKLRRSRISKANKGKSPWNKGRKHTPETLQKIKERTRIAMQSPKVKMKLTNLGHAQSPETKLKIGVGIKKLWEKKREIKMLQETCCFHWQNLIAQASRQGFIGQEQLQWNSYETLDCHLKQEWLESVEQRKLMPRSTSGSRAPKSLEQRKKIAQAIAAKWATPDYRERVISAIVKYHDSNSTERKPRARPSYSAQPPKKRKPVTKKDSDSIFVKNSSKTVKPIKLRKRKPPAYKDPLVNSKLEMIKNIRAQRASVDTRQTQAIQQARLLIAEAEKAAKALEVAAEKSPIAQASLLETRKLIAEAIQSLESIDTQKTEDCNVPSVSLSEEVNKKNESTFEVGNHSQMVHINGHTTLSSSVYKLSGDFGYLSLERPVNGDPELQLTNGCASFPFSLNSQINQYSSSNLEKETEQYESSENESDDSPAEDETLSKSDSPTEDDTPSKSDSPAEDETQLRSPVATKKWVRGRLVELNEEQQ; encoded by the exons GTTACCATTTCTCATTAAAGCCGTTGCCACCGCCGACATGGAAACTATGCTTGATGTACCTGAACAACCACTTGATGAGAGAGAGAAGTTGAGAAGATCCAGGATTTCTAAAGCTAATAAAGGAAAATCTCCATGGAACAAAGGAAGAAAGCATACTCCCG AAACTTTGCAGAAGATCAAGGAAAGAACACGCATCGCAATGCAGAGTCCTAAG GTCAAAATGAAGTTAACTAATCTTGGACATGCACAATC GCCAGAAACTAAACTCAAGATTGGTGTCGGAATCAAAAAACTATGGGAAAAGAAGCGTGAAATCAAGATGCTACAGGAGACTTGCTGCTTTCACTGGCAGAATTTAATTGCACAAGCATCCAGACAAGGCTTTATTGGTCAGGAACAGCTGCAATGGAATTCCTATGAAACCTTGGATTGTCACCTTAAGCAGGAGTGGTTGGAGAGTGTTGAACAAAGGAAACTAATGCCAAGGTCAACTTCAGGCAGCAGAGCACCCAAGTCCCTTGAACAGAGAAAAAAAATTGCACAAGCCATTGCTGCAAAATGGGCCACTCCC GATTACCGTGAAAGAGTTATTTCTGCAATTGTCAAGTATCATGATTCTAATTCTACTGAAAGGAAACCTAGAGCAAGGCCAAGTTATAGTGCACAACCCCCCAAGAAGAGGAAACCCGTTACAAAAAAAGATTCTGATAGCATTTTTGTAAAGAATTCCTCCAAAACTGTTAAGCCAATCAAGTTGAGAAAAAGAAAACCCCCTGCCTATAAGGATCCTTTGGTGAATTCCAAGCTTGAGATGATAAAGAACATTAGAGCGCAGAGAGCTTCCGTGGATACCAGACAAACTCAGGCCATTCAACAAGCAAG ACTGTTGATTGCTGAAGCTGAGAAAGCTGCCAAGGCACTTGAGGTTGCTGCGGAAAAGAGTCCCATTGCTCAGGCTTCTCTATTAGAAACAAGAAAGCTTATAGCTGAAGCTATTCAATCACTTGAATCCATTGACACACAAAAGACAGAAGACTGTAATGTCCCTTCAGTTAGTTTGAGTGAGGAGGTCAATAAGAAAAACGAATCAACATTTGAAGTTGGCAACCATTCACAAATGGTTCATATAAATGGACACACAACTCTATCATCAAGCGTCTACAAGTTGTCTGGAGATTTTGGTTATCTTTCTCTGGAGAGGCCAGTTAATGGTGATCCAGAACTTCAACTAACCAATGGTTGTGCTTCCTTCCCTTTCAGTTTGAATAGCCAGATAAACCAATATAGCTCATCAAATCTGGAAAAGGAAACAGAACAGTATGAGAGCAGCGAAAACGAATCAGATGATTCTCCAGCTGAAGATGAAACACTATCAAAATCTGATTCTCCAACTGAAGATGATACACCATCAAAATCTGATTCTCCAGCTGAAGATGAAACACAATTAAGATCACCTGTAGCAACAAAAAAGTGGGTTCGCGGAAGGCTCGTTGAACTGAATGAAGAGCAACAGTAA
- the LOC131626598 gene encoding uncharacterized protein LOC131626598 isoform X1: MPLIEITNPHLLRVPFPYSKLSFAASFNNEAWNSHSFPKHPLRSSSSRLPFLIKAVATADMETMLDVPEQPLDEREKLRRSRISKANKGKSPWNKGRKHTPETLQKIKERTRIAMQSPKVKMKLTNLGHAQSPETKLKIGVGIKKLWEKKREIKMLQETCCFHWQNLIAQASRQGFIGQEQLQWNSYETLDCHLKQEWLESVEQRKLMPRSTSGSRAPKSLEQRKKIAQAIAAKWATPDYRERVISAIVKYHDSNSTERKPRARPSYSAQPPKKRKPVTKKDSDSIFVKNSSKTVKPIKLRKRKPPAYKDPLVNSKLEMIKNIRAQRASVDTRQTQAIQQARLLIAEAEKAAKALEVAAEKSPIAQASLLETRKLIAEAIQSLESIDTQKTEDCNVPSVSLSEEVNKKNESTFEVGNHSQMVHINGHTTLSSSVYKLSGDFGYLSLERPVNGDPELQLTNGCASFPFSLNSQINQYSSSNLEKETEQYESSENESDDSPAEDETLSKSDSPTEDDTPSKSDSPAEDETQLRSPVATKKWVRGRLVELNEEQQ; the protein is encoded by the exons CAGGGTTCCATTCCCATACTCTAAGCTTTCCTTTGCCGCCTCATTCAATAATGAAGCCTGGAATTCCCATTCATTCCCAAAACACCCTTTACGTTCTTCTTCTTCTAGGTTACCATTTCTCATTAAAGCCGTTGCCACCGCCGACATGGAAACTATGCTTGATGTACCTGAACAACCACTTGATGAGAGAGAGAAGTTGAGAAGATCCAGGATTTCTAAAGCTAATAAAGGAAAATCTCCATGGAACAAAGGAAGAAAGCATACTCCCG AAACTTTGCAGAAGATCAAGGAAAGAACACGCATCGCAATGCAGAGTCCTAAG GTCAAAATGAAGTTAACTAATCTTGGACATGCACAATC GCCAGAAACTAAACTCAAGATTGGTGTCGGAATCAAAAAACTATGGGAAAAGAAGCGTGAAATCAAGATGCTACAGGAGACTTGCTGCTTTCACTGGCAGAATTTAATTGCACAAGCATCCAGACAAGGCTTTATTGGTCAGGAACAGCTGCAATGGAATTCCTATGAAACCTTGGATTGTCACCTTAAGCAGGAGTGGTTGGAGAGTGTTGAACAAAGGAAACTAATGCCAAGGTCAACTTCAGGCAGCAGAGCACCCAAGTCCCTTGAACAGAGAAAAAAAATTGCACAAGCCATTGCTGCAAAATGGGCCACTCCC GATTACCGTGAAAGAGTTATTTCTGCAATTGTCAAGTATCATGATTCTAATTCTACTGAAAGGAAACCTAGAGCAAGGCCAAGTTATAGTGCACAACCCCCCAAGAAGAGGAAACCCGTTACAAAAAAAGATTCTGATAGCATTTTTGTAAAGAATTCCTCCAAAACTGTTAAGCCAATCAAGTTGAGAAAAAGAAAACCCCCTGCCTATAAGGATCCTTTGGTGAATTCCAAGCTTGAGATGATAAAGAACATTAGAGCGCAGAGAGCTTCCGTGGATACCAGACAAACTCAGGCCATTCAACAAGCAAG ACTGTTGATTGCTGAAGCTGAGAAAGCTGCCAAGGCACTTGAGGTTGCTGCGGAAAAGAGTCCCATTGCTCAGGCTTCTCTATTAGAAACAAGAAAGCTTATAGCTGAAGCTATTCAATCACTTGAATCCATTGACACACAAAAGACAGAAGACTGTAATGTCCCTTCAGTTAGTTTGAGTGAGGAGGTCAATAAGAAAAACGAATCAACATTTGAAGTTGGCAACCATTCACAAATGGTTCATATAAATGGACACACAACTCTATCATCAAGCGTCTACAAGTTGTCTGGAGATTTTGGTTATCTTTCTCTGGAGAGGCCAGTTAATGGTGATCCAGAACTTCAACTAACCAATGGTTGTGCTTCCTTCCCTTTCAGTTTGAATAGCCAGATAAACCAATATAGCTCATCAAATCTGGAAAAGGAAACAGAACAGTATGAGAGCAGCGAAAACGAATCAGATGATTCTCCAGCTGAAGATGAAACACTATCAAAATCTGATTCTCCAACTGAAGATGATACACCATCAAAATCTGATTCTCCAGCTGAAGATGAAACACAATTAAGATCACCTGTAGCAACAAAAAAGTGGGTTCGCGGAAGGCTCGTTGAACTGAATGAAGAGCAACAGTAA